CCAGTATGGAAACGAGACATACTGCTATTGTGATTGGGGCTTTCAAGTTCGGGTCTCTTTGGTGCGGAATGGTTGCAATGGGCGGCTTGGTGCCGTTAGCGGTTCATGCGGTATGTGACAATTTCTTGTTGTCCAGATCTCTGTGCGGTCCAGGCAAGGGCGATGTTGCCGCGGGGGTCCGCATCCATGGATGGATGAGAAATATAGAGGCCGTCATTGCTGAGGGCCTTGTCCGAATTCCATACTTGTATCCATGTCTCTGCCGTTCGGCGGTATGCGCGGATCGTGCTCTTTGTATCGTCGAATTCATACCAGGCGGCGAGAAGGTCCTCATTGGAGTCGAGGCAGGCAGCGGGGTTGGCTGTGCCTACGGAGCCTGTGCTTGAGGGGGCATCAAGGGATATCCATTCGCTGCCATTCCAGGCGCTGGCAAGTAGGCCCTGTTTTCCGGTGTTGGTGTTTCTGTCGACCCAGAAGGTGATTGGTTGCCCGTTGCGAGCAAGAATCAGGGAGACGGCTTCTATGGTGTGGAAGTCTTTGCGTGGGTTGACGGGGCTTGCGAGGTTGTGCCAGTTGTTGTTGGTCCAGCGCCAGGCATGGATTTTCTTCCAGTCCTGTTGGCGGAATGCGACGGTGGGATTGTCGTTTGCATCCAGCGCCAGCACCGGGGTTGATGCACTCGCTGAAGCGTCGCCGTAAACGGAGGAGCCGACTGGCTCCCACTCAGTCTGATTCCAGCGGTACACCAGTACATGTCCGCCGCTGTAGGCGTCCTCGTAGTCCATGTTGAAGGCCACGACGGGCCGACCGTTTTGGGTGAGGGCTAGCGAGACTCCAAGCGCGTGTGGCCGATTCGGCAGAATGCCTTGGTCGCCACCAAGTCGCTCCCACGTCGTGCCTGTCCACCGAGCGACGTAGATGTGGTTGTCGAACTCGGTGCCAACTCCCTCCTGCCACGCGACGATAGGATTGTCGTCGGGGGCAATTTGGATGGAGGGGGAATTCACTTCGAAGTTTGCAGGGCTCTTCTTCAGCCCGCCTCCAAGATTTTCCCAGGCGGCTCCGGTCCAGCGGGAGACGAATAGGTTGACGGACTGGCCATCAAACTCCCGAACCAGAACGACGGGATTGCCACTCTTGTTGAGCCGGAGATGGACCTCTCTGCCGTGGAGGGGCTCTGTAGGCTTGCTGGAGTGCAGCGGGTACGGAACGAACTCCGGCACAGCCCAAGTCCAGTTGCCGGAAGGCATGGATGCTTTATTTCCTGCCAGGTCTGTCACTCCATCCGTCATGGCCAAGGTCAGCAAATCGGGGGCGACCACTGCTGTCGTGGGCTCCACCGTCACCGTCCTACCATCCGCCGACAGTGACACCGTGCGCGCCACTTCCACGGTGCCCACCGTCAGGCGCACGGACGCCTCGTTCAGCGTGCTCGCCTTCACCGGCTCGGAGAACACGGCCTGAATCGGGCTCTTCACCCAGACATCCTGAGCCCCCGGCTCCGGCGTCCGAGACACCACCTGCGGCGGCGTCCGGTCCACCACCACCTCCCGGGCCTCGCTGGCGAAGACCACCTCCCCGAACACCGCCCGCGCCACCAACTGGTGCGTCCCTTCCGCCACCCCCACCGTGTCCCACGCGTACGTGTACGGTGCCTCCAACTCCGCCAGCACCTCGCCGTCCTGGAGCAGCTCGACCCGGTCAGGCACATGGCCCGTCACCGAGAGCCGGACCTCCAGGACTCCATTCGTGTACGCCACCCCCTCCGGCGAGGTGATGCGCACCTCCGCCTTCGCGGGCTCGATGTCCGGCACTTTGATGCACGCCGGTGAAGACAGCAGGACGACAGCCACCCAGGGCAGCAGCAGGAAGAAAGGTCTTGGGGAGTTCATGGCTCGGAGCCGGTGCAGGGAGCGTTCCGTCTGCTAGCCGACAGTCGACCGCACATACCAAGCCCGCCCACCTTCCTCCAAACCGCCTCCCCTCCTGAAAACCTGAGTCCTTTCCACCCCTTGGCCGCCCACACCGCTGCGTCCACTCCCACTGGAACCGACTCCGCAACCCCAACCCCCGTCCCGACCCTGGACCCCCCGTCCCGCCCGGGAGCCCGTCCCCTCCTCTATAGGGTCGCTCCCCCGCCTGCCCCCCAGCCGAGCTTGCGATGGCCGGGTGCGTCGCAGCGTGCCATCCCCATCTTGGCGGAGGGCTGGGGCCATGGGGGCTGGGGCTCGGCCCGGCAAGGAGACCGTGGCTTATGAAGCGTGCTTGGAAGGACCGGGTCATCGTCATCACCGGCGCATCCAGTGGCATCGGCCGCGCCACCGCACTGGCCCTGGCGAAGAAGGGCGCCCACGTCGTACTGGCCGCCCGCCGCGAAGACCCCCTGGATGACCTGGCCCGCGAGTGCGAGGCCTTCGGCGTGCGCGCCCTCGTCGTCCCCACCGACGTCTCGGACGCCGCCGCCGTGCACCACCTCGGCGAGGAGGTCCTCGCCGCCTTCGGCCACTTCGACGCGTGGATCAACAACGCCGGCGTCTACCTCATGGGCCGCCTCGAGGAGACTCCCGACGACGCCTTCCGCCAGCTCATGGAGACCAACTTCTTCGGCACCGTCACCGGCACCCGCGTCGCCGTGACGCAGTTCCGCCGCCAGGGCTACGGCACCCTCGTCAACGTCTCCTCCACCTTCGGCACCGTCGCCGCGCCCTACGTCAGCGCCTACGTCGCCTCCAAGCACGCCGTGCGAGGCTTCTCCTCCTCCGTCCGCCAGGAATTGCTCAACACCGGCATCGACGTGTGCACCGTGCTGCCCGCCGCCATCGACACGCCGCTGTGGCAGCACACCGCCAACTACACCGGCTGGCGCATCCGCCCCGTGGAGCCCATCTACACCCCCGAGCGCGTCGCCCGCGCCATCCTCCGCGTCCTGCGCAGCCCCAGGCACGAAATCCTGGTCGGCCCCGCCGCCCGAGGCTTCGCCGCCATGCACGGCCTGATGCCGGCCACCTTCGAGCGCACCATGCGCGGCGTCACCGAGGCCCAGCACTTCGAGAAGGTGCGCCAGAAGCCCACCTCCGGCAGTCTCTTCCGCCCCATGGCCGAGGGCACCGGCACCTCGGGTGGCTACCACTCGGCCGGCAAGCAGTGGCTGCGCCGCCTGCTCTTCGCGGGAGGCCTGGCCGCGGCGGCCGTGTCCTTCCGGAAGGGAGGCACCGGACGAAGACTTGGAGTGCGTGTGGCCCACGCGCTCACGAGCTGAAGCGTCGATTTCGCGTCACGCCCGCCCCCGGTTGCAGGGCTGTGACGGGGCCATGACACAGCCTGGGGAGAGTCCGCGTGCCATGACCGACATCGCCGTCCTCGTGAATCTGCGCGCCCGTCGAGGCACCGAAGGAGTGGGAGGCCTCGTGGAGCGCTTCCTGCCCCGCGCCCGCGTCGCGCTGACCCGCTCCCTCGAGGAGGCGCGGGAATGGATTTCCGGCACGCTCCGGCCCAATCCGCCCTCGCTGCTGCTCGCCGGAGGAGGGGACGGCACGATTACCGGGCTCCTCAATGAGCTGCGCACGGCGGGTGTGGCCCTGCCGGCCATTGGCGTGCTGCCGCTGGGCACCGGCAACGCCTGGGCCCGCGTCACCGGCGCCCCCCGGGCCGCGGTGGCGCTGAAGCAGATTGCCGCGGTGGGCGAGCGCCTGCCTCC
The sequence above is drawn from the Pyxidicoccus trucidator genome and encodes:
- a CDS encoding Ig-like domain-containing protein; the protein is MNSPRPFFLLLPWVAVVLLSSPACIKVPDIEPAKAEVRITSPEGVAYTNGVLEVRLSVTGHVPDRVELLQDGEVLAELEAPYTYAWDTVGVAEGTHQLVARAVFGEVVFASEAREVVVDRTPPQVVSRTPEPGAQDVWVKSPIQAVFSEPVKASTLNEASVRLTVGTVEVARTVSLSADGRTVTVEPTTAVVAPDLLTLAMTDGVTDLAGNKASMPSGNWTWAVPEFVPYPLHSSKPTEPLHGREVHLRLNKSGNPVVLVREFDGQSVNLFVSRWTGAAWENLGGGLKKSPANFEVNSPSIQIAPDDNPIVAWQEGVGTEFDNHIYVARWTGTTWERLGGDQGILPNRPHALGVSLALTQNGRPVVAFNMDYEDAYSGGHVLVYRWNQTEWEPVGSSVYGDASASASTPVLALDANDNPTVAFRQQDWKKIHAWRWTNNNWHNLASPVNPRKDFHTIEAVSLILARNGQPITFWVDRNTNTGKQGLLASAWNGSEWISLDAPSSTGSVGTANPAACLDSNEDLLAAWYEFDDTKSTIRAYRRTAETWIQVWNSDKALSNDGLYISHPSMDADPRGNIALAWTAQRSGQQEIVTYRMNR
- a CDS encoding SDR family NAD(P)-dependent oxidoreductase, translated to MKRAWKDRVIVITGASSGIGRATALALAKKGAHVVLAARREDPLDDLARECEAFGVRALVVPTDVSDAAAVHHLGEEVLAAFGHFDAWINNAGVYLMGRLEETPDDAFRQLMETNFFGTVTGTRVAVTQFRRQGYGTLVNVSSTFGTVAAPYVSAYVASKHAVRGFSSSVRQELLNTGIDVCTVLPAAIDTPLWQHTANYTGWRIRPVEPIYTPERVARAILRVLRSPRHEILVGPAARGFAAMHGLMPATFERTMRGVTEAQHFEKVRQKPTSGSLFRPMAEGTGTSGGYHSAGKQWLRRLLFAGGLAAAAVSFRKGGTGRRLGVRVAHALTS